One Chaetodon trifascialis isolate fChaTrf1 chromosome 13, fChaTrf1.hap1, whole genome shotgun sequence DNA segment encodes these proteins:
- the akt3a gene encoding RAC-gamma serine/threonine-protein kinase isoform X2, producing MKTERPKPNTFIIRCLQWTTVIERTFHVDSPDERDEWTEAIQMVADKLQRQEEERIQCSPTSNIDNMVEEEMDISTTHHKRKTMSDFDYLKLLGKGTFGKVILVREKASGKYYAMKILKKEVIIAKDEVAHTLTESRVLKNTRHPFLTSLKYSFQTKDRLCFVMEYVNGGELFFHLSRERVFSEERTRFYGAEIVSALDYLHSAKIVYRDLKLENLMLDKDGHMKITDFGLCKEGITDAATMKTFCGTPEYLAPEVLEDNDYGRAVDWWGLGVVTYEMMCGRLPFYNQDHEKLFELILMEDIKFPRTLSADAKSLLSGLLIKDPNKRLGGGPDDAKEIMRHSFFSGVDWQDVYDKKLVPPFKPQVTSETDTRYFDEEFTAQTITITPPEKFDEDGMDCLDNERRPHFPQFSYSASGRE from the exons AGATGAGTGGACGGAGGCCATCCAGATGGTGGCTGACAAGctgcagagacaagaggaagaaaggatCCAGTGCAGCCCCACCTCCAACATCGACAacatggtggaggaggagatggacatCTCCACCACACACCACAAACGCAAG ACAATGAGTGACTTCGACTACCTGAAGCTGCTGGGAAAGGGAACCTTTGGTAAAGTGATTCTTGTCCGAGAAAAGGCCAGCGGGAAATACTACGCCATGaaaatccttaaaaaagaaGTCATCATAGCTAAG GATGAAgttgctcacacactcacagagagcAGAGTACTGAAGAACACCAGACACCCCTTTCTCACT TCGTTGAAGTATTCATTCCAGACTAAAGACCGCCTCTGTTTCGTCATGGAGTATGTGAATGGAGGAGAG CTGTTTTTCCATTTGTCCAGAGAGCGGGTGTTCTCAGAGGAGCGCACGCGCTTCTACGGCGCCGAGATCGTCTCGGCTCTCGACTACCTGCATTCAGCCAAGATTGTGTACCGGGACCTCAAG TTGGAAAACCTGATGTTGGATAAAGATGGCCACATGAAGATCACTGATTTTGGCCTCTGTAAGGAGGGCATCACAGACGCTGCTACCATGAAGACCTTCTGTGGCACACCAGAGTACCTCGCACCTGAG gtcCTGGAGGACAACGACTACGGTCGGGCGGTGGACTGGTGGGGTTTGGGCGTGGTGACGTACGAGATGATGTGCGGCCGACTGCCGTTCTACAACCAGGACCACGAGAAGCTGTTTGAGCTCATCCTCATGGAGGACATCAAGTTCCCGCGTACTCTGTCGGCCGACGCCAAGTCCCTGCTGTCTGGCCTGCTCATCAAAGACCCCAACAAAcg GCTCGGTGGAGGACCAGATGACGCAAAAGAAATAATGAGACACAGTTTCTTCTCTGGCGTTGACTGGCAGGATGTCTATGATAAAAAG CTGGTCCCTCCATTCAAGCCTCAGGTGACGTCGGAGACAGACACCAGATACTTTGATGAGGAGTTCACAGCCCAGACCATCACAATCACTCCACCAGAGAAAT TTGATGAGGACGGGATGGACTGTCTGGACAACGAGAGAAGACCACACTTCCCACAGTTCTCCTACTCTGCCAGTGGGCGGGAATGA